The Faecalibacterium prausnitzii genome includes a window with the following:
- a CDS encoding zinc-ribbon domain containing protein, whose amino-acid sequence MFEDKTLVCKDCGKEFVWTAGEQEFYASRGFENQPQRCKPCRDARKNGVRGGNNGGDRQMFDAVCAACGKACKVPFQPREDRPVYCSDCFARMKQN is encoded by the coding sequence ATGTTCGAAGACAAGACTTTAGTTTGCAAAGACTGCGGCAAGGAGTTTGTTTGGACTGCTGGTGAGCAGGAGTTCTACGCATCTCGCGGCTTTGAGAACCAGCCCCAGCGCTGCAAGCCCTGCCGTGACGCCCGCAAGAACGGCGTCCGCGGCGGCAACAACGGCGGCGACCGTCAGATGTTCGATGCTGTCTGCGCAGCTTGCGGCAAGGCTTGCAAGGTTCCCTTCCAGCCCCGTGAGGACCGTCCGGTCTACTGCTCTGACTGCTTCGCTCGCATGAAGCAGAACTAA
- a CDS encoding NAD(P)-dependent oxidoreductase gives MALHVLDEANRCLGCKKPMCQQGCPIHTNIPEVIRLLKANELDAAGRMLFENNPLTTVCSLVCNHENQCEGHCIRNRMPSHDPVHFSIIEDYISTTYANKMVAGPSPKNGMKAAVVGAGPAGLTIAVLLARWGYDITIFDARDKIGGVMRYGIPNYRLPDSVLDDFQYHHLDLKGIRFRPNTTIGKTITIDDLFRDGYRSVFIGAGLWKANAMHIKGETLGNVAFGIDYLANSKAFHLGSDIAVIGVGNSAMDCARTAIRNGARHVTCYARRDESCISASEYEVRYAKLEGVGFRFCKAPVEIRENGLICRDTVKGEDGKFTQVEGSETFYPHTGVIVSVSQGSESNLVKTTTGIETNQRGLLTVSEDGSTTRPGVFAGGDAVMGARTVVEAVAIAKQVAQSMDEYMKSLPADTTPDPYAGIPTFETPTSDVLGKQNIE, from the coding sequence ATGGCACTTCATGTTCTGGACGAAGCCAACCGCTGCCTCGGCTGCAAAAAGCCGATGTGTCAGCAGGGCTGCCCCATCCACACCAACATCCCGGAGGTCATCCGTCTGCTCAAGGCAAACGAGCTGGATGCCGCAGGCCGGATGCTGTTCGAAAACAACCCCCTGACCACGGTCTGCTCTCTGGTCTGCAACCACGAGAACCAGTGCGAGGGCCACTGCATCCGCAACCGGATGCCCAGCCACGACCCGGTCCACTTCTCCATCATCGAGGACTACATCTCCACCACCTATGCCAACAAGATGGTGGCCGGCCCCTCCCCCAAAAACGGCATGAAAGCCGCTGTGGTCGGCGCTGGCCCTGCCGGCCTGACCATCGCGGTGCTGCTGGCACGCTGGGGCTACGACATCACCATCTTTGACGCCCGCGACAAGATCGGCGGCGTCATGCGGTACGGCATCCCCAACTACCGTCTGCCCGACAGTGTGCTGGACGACTTCCAGTATCACCATCTGGACCTGAAGGGGATCCGCTTCCGCCCCAACACCACCATCGGCAAGACCATCACCATCGACGACCTCTTCCGCGACGGTTACAGGAGCGTCTTCATCGGTGCCGGTCTGTGGAAGGCCAACGCCATGCACATCAAGGGCGAGACCCTGGGCAACGTGGCGTTTGGCATCGACTACCTGGCCAACTCCAAGGCGTTCCACCTGGGCAGCGACATCGCCGTCATCGGTGTGGGCAACTCCGCCATGGACTGCGCCCGCACCGCCATCCGGAACGGTGCCCGCCATGTGACCTGCTACGCCCGCCGCGATGAAAGCTGCATCAGCGCCTCCGAGTACGAGGTGCGCTACGCCAAGCTCGAAGGCGTGGGCTTCCGCTTCTGCAAGGCTCCCGTCGAGATCCGCGAGAACGGCCTCATCTGCCGCGACACCGTCAAGGGCGAGGACGGCAAGTTCACCCAGGTGGAGGGCAGCGAGACCTTCTACCCCCACACCGGCGTCATCGTCTCGGTGAGCCAGGGTTCCGAGAGCAACCTCGTCAAGACCACCACCGGCATCGAGACCAACCAGCGCGGCCTGCTCACCGTCAGTGAGGACGGCAGCACCACCCGCCCCGGCGTCTTTGCAGGCGGCGATGCGGTCATGGGTGCCCGCACCGTCGTCGAGGCTGTGGCCATCGCCAAGCAGGTGGCGCAGTCCATGGACGAGTATATGAAGAGTCTGCCCGCTGATACCACCCCCGATCCCTATGCCGGTATCCCCACCTTCGAGACTCCCACCTCGGATGTGCTCGGCAAACAGAACATCGAATGA
- a CDS encoding nucleotidyltransferase family protein, whose product MKLAGIIAEYDPFHNGHAWQLAQARALGAERVAVAMSCGLTQRGALPLLPEAVRVRAALTCGADFVFALPAPCAGAGAEAFARAGVRLLSAAGCDALVFGAETPDAALLMQAARVLLCADYRAALKAQLADGARNFAAARQAAVEALCPGTPLAALLDKPNNNLAVEYCKAILELAPAMTPVPLPRQGADHGQELAPDAVRFASASALRKLWQTGGADAVAPYVPEAVLPFYREAFAAGQYTDFDAAGRCELALLRSRCVGQTPFAAVRGVSEGLEHRLERAVRASTTHEELLDTLTTVRYPRARMRRLAMDAALGYDDALPALPPYLHLLGANREALSLLKEAHLPVSHALMRLKDENDACARMVSAQLTASDFSALCRKTPEPMGSALRQKIIFLTK is encoded by the coding sequence ATGAAACTGGCCGGTATCATTGCCGAATACGATCCCTTCCACAACGGCCACGCCTGGCAGCTGGCGCAGGCCAGAGCACTGGGGGCCGAACGGGTCGCCGTGGCCATGAGCTGCGGGCTGACCCAGCGTGGCGCTCTGCCCCTGCTGCCGGAGGCCGTCCGCGTCCGCGCAGCGCTTACCTGCGGGGCCGACTTTGTCTTCGCCCTGCCCGCCCCCTGCGCCGGGGCCGGGGCCGAAGCCTTTGCCCGCGCGGGGGTACGGCTCCTTTCTGCCGCCGGGTGCGATGCGCTGGTCTTCGGGGCCGAGACGCCGGACGCCGCCCTCCTGATGCAGGCAGCCCGCGTCCTGCTGTGCGCGGACTACCGCGCCGCCCTCAAGGCCCAGCTGGCCGATGGAGCCAGAAACTTTGCTGCCGCGCGGCAGGCTGCGGTGGAAGCGCTCTGCCCCGGCACTCCGCTGGCCGCCCTGCTGGACAAGCCCAACAACAACCTGGCCGTGGAATACTGCAAGGCCATCCTTGAACTGGCCCCCGCCATGACGCCGGTCCCGCTGCCCCGCCAGGGCGCAGACCACGGGCAGGAACTGGCCCCGGACGCCGTCCGGTTTGCCAGCGCCAGCGCCCTGCGGAAGCTCTGGCAGACCGGCGGAGCGGATGCCGTGGCCCCTTATGTTCCCGAAGCCGTCCTTCCCTTCTACCGGGAAGCCTTCGCCGCCGGGCAGTACACCGATTTTGACGCGGCGGGCCGCTGCGAGCTGGCCCTGCTCCGCTCCCGCTGCGTGGGGCAGACGCCGTTTGCTGCCGTGCGGGGTGTTTCAGAGGGTCTGGAACACCGGCTGGAGCGGGCTGTGCGGGCCAGCACCACCCACGAAGAGCTGCTGGACACCCTGACCACCGTGCGCTATCCCCGCGCCCGGATGCGCCGCCTTGCCATGGACGCCGCGCTGGGCTATGACGACGCCCTGCCCGCCCTGCCGCCTTATCTCCACCTGCTGGGGGCCAACCGGGAAGCGCTTTCTTTATTAAAGGAAGCGCACCTTCCCGTCTCGCATGCGCTGATGCGCCTGAAAGACGAAAACGACGCCTGCGCCCGGATGGTCTCCGCCCAGCTCACGGCCAGCGATTTTTCCGCGCTCTGCCGGAAAACACCGGAGCCTATGGGCAGCGCACTTCGTCAAAAAATTATCTTTTTGACGAAGTGA
- a CDS encoding Nif3-like dinuclear metal center hexameric protein: protein MRTVNELYEAMQRIAPLELAESWDNPGLLVDCGRPVDRVLVTLDITPDVVEEAAAKGCGLIVAHHPVIFSPLKRLEPRDVPFQLVQNGISAICMHTNLDAAEGGVNEVLAGIFGMRNWEPFAGGCGRVGEVDPIPVPELAKKAQDALGKRCNLPETGPAVQVKYTDSGRPVRRLAVISGAGGSLFEEAIAVGADCLLTGEANHHHACDAARLGLSLIAAGHYATEFPVTEAVAERLRAAYPELEVLVSTANRDPYTYI, encoded by the coding sequence ATGAGAACAGTCAACGAACTTTATGAAGCGATGCAGCGCATCGCGCCGCTGGAACTGGCCGAAAGCTGGGACAACCCCGGCCTTCTGGTGGACTGCGGCAGACCGGTGGACCGGGTGCTGGTCACGCTGGACATCACCCCGGACGTGGTGGAGGAAGCCGCCGCCAAGGGCTGCGGGCTCATCGTGGCCCACCATCCGGTCATCTTCAGCCCGCTCAAGCGGCTGGAACCGAGGGACGTCCCCTTCCAGCTGGTACAGAACGGCATCTCGGCCATCTGTATGCACACCAATCTGGACGCCGCCGAGGGCGGTGTCAACGAGGTGCTGGCGGGCATTTTCGGGATGCGGAATTGGGAGCCTTTCGCGGGCGGCTGCGGCCGTGTGGGCGAAGTGGACCCCATCCCGGTGCCGGAACTGGCGAAAAAGGCGCAGGACGCGCTGGGCAAGCGGTGCAACCTGCCCGAAACTGGCCCTGCAGTGCAGGTGAAATACACCGACAGCGGGAGGCCCGTGCGGCGGCTGGCCGTCATCAGCGGGGCAGGCGGGAGCCTGTTCGAAGAGGCCATTGCCGTGGGGGCGGACTGCCTGCTGACCGGCGAGGCCAACCACCACCACGCCTGCGACGCGGCCCGGCTGGGCCTGTCGCTCATCGCGGCGGGGCACTACGCCACCGAGTTCCCGGTAACGGAAGCCGTGGCCGAAAGGCTGCGGGCGGCGTACCCGGAACTGGAAGTGCTGGTGAGCACCGCGAACCGAGACCCCTATACTTATATATAA
- a CDS encoding class I SAM-dependent methyltransferase has translation MLPTLDARLTAAAELVLPGRPVADIGCDHGKLTAVLAASGNYPKVIGADLRPGPLAKAKQTLEHAGCEDRAELRLGDGLSVLSAGEVGTVVLAGVSAQTTWEIIEQAPWVMQPGGPRLVLVPATRHSELRRWLWAHGFALAADRPVQAAGRWYAVMAAEYTGERKEASFTECLFGRTDEWPEGAGYAAWQKAKLPRFRLGVPDGTALAEEIDTLLESSPSQAASRPALSKGEPLA, from the coding sequence ATGCTGCCCACACTGGATGCGCGTCTGACGGCGGCGGCAGAACTGGTGCTGCCGGGCAGGCCCGTGGCCGACATCGGCTGCGACCACGGCAAGCTGACGGCGGTGCTGGCGGCTTCGGGAAATTACCCGAAGGTCATCGGCGCCGACCTGCGCCCCGGCCCGCTGGCCAAAGCAAAACAGACGCTGGAACATGCAGGCTGCGAAGACCGCGCTGAGCTTCGGCTCGGCGACGGTCTTTCTGTGTTGTCGGCGGGGGAAGTGGGAACCGTCGTGCTGGCGGGTGTCTCCGCACAGACGACGTGGGAGATCATCGAACAGGCACCGTGGGTGATGCAGCCCGGCGGGCCGCGGCTGGTCCTGGTGCCTGCCACCCGCCACAGCGAACTTCGGCGCTGGCTGTGGGCACACGGCTTTGCCCTTGCGGCCGACCGCCCTGTGCAGGCGGCGGGCCGCTGGTATGCGGTGATGGCCGCAGAGTACACCGGCGAGCGGAAGGAAGCCTCCTTCACCGAATGCCTGTTCGGCAGGACCGACGAGTGGCCGGAGGGCGCGGGCTATGCGGCCTGGCAGAAAGCCAAGCTCCCCCGGTTCCGGCTGGGTGTGCCGGATGGGACCGCACTGGCCGAAGAGATCGACACATTGTTAGAATCCTCACCCTCTCAGGCTGCTTCGCGTCCAGCTCTCTCGAAGGGAGAGCCCTTGGCATAA
- a CDS encoding acetate/propionate family kinase → MKVLVINCGSSSLKYQLIDMDGEKVLCKGLCERIGMESSMITHEANGHKATTPAIFPTHTEAFAEVVKKMTTGEGKCINDVSEIDAIGHRVVHGGEKFKSSCLITDEVIDTLRELSPLAPLHNPAGILGIEAARKVFGNIPMVAVFDTAFHSTMPPKAYMYAIPYEYYEKYGVRRYGFHGTSHKYVAHKAAEYLEEPIERLKLITCHLGNGSSIAAVDQGKVVDTSMGMTPLAGLMMGTRCGDLDPSVVNYLKYTLNITGHQLDEILNKKSGLLGISGVSSDKRDVEEAAAAGNKRAQLASDMLNYQIKKTIGSYIAAMGGVDAIVFTGGIGEHDDIARAKICHHMDWLGIRIDTEKNKHPVGDVCEITAWGAKVRTLVIATDEELMIARDTKEVIEK, encoded by the coding sequence ATGAAAGTTCTGGTTATTAACTGCGGTTCTTCTTCCCTGAAATATCAGCTGATCGATATGGACGGCGAGAAGGTGCTGTGCAAGGGCCTGTGCGAGCGCATCGGCATGGAGAGCAGCATGATCACCCACGAGGCAAACGGCCACAAGGCCACCACCCCGGCGATCTTCCCCACCCACACCGAGGCGTTTGCTGAGGTCGTCAAGAAGATGACCACCGGCGAGGGCAAGTGCATCAACGATGTCAGCGAGATCGATGCCATCGGCCACCGCGTGGTGCATGGCGGCGAGAAGTTCAAGAGCAGCTGCCTGATCACCGATGAGGTCATCGACACCCTGCGCGAGCTGAGCCCCCTGGCTCCCCTGCACAACCCCGCAGGCATCCTGGGCATCGAGGCTGCCCGCAAGGTGTTCGGCAACATCCCGATGGTCGCCGTCTTCGACACTGCGTTCCACAGCACCATGCCCCCGAAGGCTTATATGTACGCCATCCCCTATGAGTACTACGAGAAGTACGGCGTCCGCCGCTACGGCTTCCACGGCACCAGCCACAAGTACGTTGCACACAAGGCTGCAGAGTACCTGGAAGAGCCCATTGAGCGCCTGAAGCTCATCACCTGCCACCTGGGCAATGGTTCCTCCATCGCCGCTGTGGACCAGGGCAAGGTCGTCGATACCTCCATGGGCATGACCCCGCTGGCCGGCCTGATGATGGGCACCCGCTGCGGTGACCTGGACCCCTCTGTGGTCAACTACCTGAAGTACACCCTGAACATCACCGGCCATCAGCTGGACGAGATCCTGAACAAGAAGTCCGGCCTGCTGGGCATTTCCGGTGTTTCCAGCGACAAGCGTGACGTTGAAGAGGCAGCTGCTGCCGGCAACAAGCGCGCACAGCTGGCTTCCGATATGCTGAACTACCAGATCAAGAAGACCATCGGCAGCTACATTGCAGCCATGGGCGGTGTGGACGCCATCGTCTTTACCGGCGGCATCGGCGAGCACGATGACATTGCCCGTGCAAAGATCTGCCACCACATGGACTGGCTGGGCATCCGCATCGACACCGAGAAGAACAAGCACCCCGTCGGCGATGTGTGCGAGATCACTGCCTGGGGCGCCAAGGTCCGCACGCTGGTCATCGCTACCGACGAGGAGCTGATGATCGCCCGCGACACCAAGGAAGTCATCGAGAAGTAA
- a CDS encoding DUF1858 domain-containing protein translates to MFDIFDMLKKDKDEKKAAVKQVTRETIIGDILDMDQTTAPYFMEIGMHCLGCPASRGETIEEACEVHGVDCDELIGKLNEHLAAKKD, encoded by the coding sequence ATGTTTGATATTTTTGATATGCTCAAGAAGGACAAGGACGAAAAGAAAGCTGCCGTGAAGCAGGTCACCCGCGAGACCATCATCGGTGATATTCTGGATATGGACCAGACCACCGCACCCTACTTCATGGAGATCGGGATGCACTGCCTGGGCTGCCCGGCTTCCCGCGGCGAGACCATCGAGGAGGCCTGCGAGGTGCACGGCGTGGACTGCGATGAGCTCATCGGGAAGCTGAACGAGCACCTGGCTGCAAAGAAGGACTGA
- the rpsJ gene encoding 30S ribosomal protein S10, with protein MAVKEKIRIRLQSYDAQLIDAAAEKIVETAKHTGARVSGPIPLPTDREIVTVLRATHKYKDSREQFESRTHKRLIDILKPSNKTVEALMSLQLPAGVDIEIKL; from the coding sequence ATGGCAGTCAAAGAGAAAATCAGAATCCGTCTGCAGAGCTATGATGCTCAGCTGATCGATGCCGCAGCAGAGAAGATCGTGGAGACCGCAAAGCACACCGGTGCACGCGTGTCCGGCCCCATCCCCCTGCCCACCGACCGCGAGATCGTGACCGTTCTGCGTGCTACCCACAAGTACAAGGATAGCCGCGAGCAGTTCGAGAGCCGCACTCACAAGCGTCTGATCGACATTCTGAAGCCGTCTAACAAGACGGTCGAGGCTCTGATGAGCCTCCAGCTCCCCGCTGGCGTGGACATCGAGATCAAGCTGTAA
- the rplC gene encoding 50S ribosomal protein L3, translating into MVKGIIGKKVGMTQLFDENGKVVPVTVIEAGPCTVVQKKTVESDGYQAVQLGFGEVSAKKVNKAAAGHFKKANVAPKKTLREFRLEDVSAMNVGDVLKADVFAAGDKVDVVGVSKGKGYQGVIKRYGQHRLRESHGTGPVARHAGSNGSTSTPSRVFPGKRLPGHMGFVRVTVQNLTVVKVDTENNLIAVKGAVPGTKGTIVTLANSVKA; encoded by the coding sequence ATGGTTAAAGGCATTATCGGCAAGAAAGTCGGTATGACTCAGCTGTTCGATGAGAACGGCAAGGTCGTTCCCGTGACCGTCATCGAGGCAGGTCCCTGCACCGTCGTGCAGAAGAAGACCGTCGAGAGCGATGGTTATCAGGCTGTTCAGCTGGGCTTCGGCGAGGTTTCCGCCAAGAAGGTCAACAAGGCAGCTGCAGGCCACTTCAAGAAGGCAAACGTTGCCCCCAAGAAGACCCTGCGCGAGTTCCGTCTGGAAGATGTTTCCGCAATGAACGTTGGCGACGTGCTGAAGGCTGATGTCTTCGCAGCTGGCGACAAGGTCGACGTTGTGGGCGTTTCCAAGGGCAAGGGCTACCAGGGCGTTATCAAGCGCTACGGTCAGCACCGTCTGCGTGAGAGCCACGGCACTGGTCCTGTTGCTCGTCATGCAGGTTCCAACGGTTCCACTTCTACCCCCTCTCGCGTGTTCCCCGGCAAGCGCCTGCCCGGCCACATGGGCTTTGTGCGCGTCACCGTGCAGAACCTGACCGTTGTCAAGGTTGACACCGAGAACAATCTGATCGCTGTCAAGGGTGCAGTTCCCGGTACCAAGGGCACCATCGTCACCCTGGCCAACAGCGTGAAGGCGTAA
- a CDS encoding NFACT family protein: MALDAATLALTAAELKTTLTDAKIAKLFEPTRDELVLTLRTRTETYSLLLSARSGSARVCLTEESFENPETPPSFCMLMRKHLTGGKLLDVRMEPGDRIVYFEFQCTNEMGDLVRNVLCAELMGRYSNLVLVQNGRIIDALKRVDFEDSDIRQLLPGLPYTVPPKPARPDFLTVSSASIVAAACERDLPVADALNKTVAGVGPVVCREAAWRAFDGEHLLANELTGEQKRALMAAIDELKEIHANGGCPCSVTAPDGKPVEFTFFRPRQYGEAYAVREWASFNAMLEGYYAEKDRAERLRTKSKELHKAVHNMYERAVRKQAARQEELAASGKSEKLRLYGELLSANLYLAQKGMKSITVPNWYDEGREVTIPLDLRFTPSQNAQNFFKNYKKKQTAARMLVDLLAEGEKEIAYLETVLYEVETASGEAALNEIRAELKSQGYLKYYKQRDKRQKPADFLRFTSSDGFEILVGRNNAQNDRLTLHTARGKDLWFHVQKAPGSHVVVMSRGEDIPDTTRQEAAELAVLYSSTFKAGTGAKVAVDTTEVKNIWKASGAKPGMVLYEVYTTVYITPREDLAERLKMKK, translated from the coding sequence ATGGCTTTGGATGCTGCAACGCTGGCATTGACGGCGGCAGAACTGAAAACGACCCTGACCGATGCGAAGATCGCAAAACTGTTTGAGCCGACCCGCGATGAACTGGTGCTGACCCTGCGCACCCGCACCGAGACGTACAGCCTGCTGCTGTCGGCCCGCAGCGGTTCCGCGCGGGTCTGCCTGACCGAGGAGAGCTTCGAGAACCCGGAGACCCCGCCGTCCTTCTGCATGCTGATGCGCAAGCATCTCACCGGGGGCAAGCTGCTGGATGTCCGGATGGAGCCGGGCGACCGCATCGTCTACTTCGAGTTCCAGTGCACCAACGAGATGGGCGACCTGGTCCGGAACGTCCTCTGCGCGGAGCTGATGGGGCGCTACTCCAATCTGGTGCTGGTGCAGAACGGCAGGATCATCGACGCCCTCAAGCGGGTCGATTTTGAGGACAGCGACATCCGGCAGCTGCTGCCCGGCCTGCCCTACACCGTGCCGCCCAAACCGGCCCGCCCGGATTTTCTGACCGTGAGTTCGGCTTCCATCGTGGCAGCGGCCTGCGAGCGGGACCTGCCCGTGGCGGATGCCCTGAACAAGACGGTGGCCGGAGTCGGCCCGGTGGTCTGCCGCGAAGCCGCCTGGCGCGCATTCGACGGCGAACACCTGCTGGCCAATGAGCTGACCGGGGAGCAGAAGCGGGCCCTGATGGCAGCCATCGACGAGCTGAAGGAGATCCACGCCAACGGCGGCTGTCCGTGCAGTGTGACGGCTCCGGACGGCAAACCGGTGGAGTTCACCTTCTTCCGGCCCCGGCAGTACGGCGAGGCCTATGCGGTCAGGGAGTGGGCGTCCTTCAACGCGATGCTGGAGGGCTACTATGCCGAAAAGGACCGTGCCGAGCGCCTGCGCACCAAGAGCAAGGAACTCCACAAGGCGGTCCACAACATGTACGAACGCGCTGTCCGCAAGCAGGCCGCCCGGCAGGAAGAGCTGGCCGCCAGCGGCAAGAGCGAAAAGCTCCGCCTGTACGGCGAGCTGCTCTCGGCCAACCTCTATCTGGCCCAAAAGGGCATGAAGAGCATCACCGTGCCCAACTGGTACGATGAGGGCAGGGAAGTCACCATTCCGCTCGACCTGCGGTTCACGCCCAGCCAGAACGCGCAGAACTTCTTCAAGAACTACAAGAAGAAGCAGACGGCGGCGCGGATGCTGGTGGACCTGTTGGCCGAGGGCGAAAAAGAGATCGCCTACCTCGAAACGGTCCTGTATGAGGTGGAAACGGCCTCCGGCGAGGCGGCGCTGAATGAGATCCGCGCGGAGCTGAAGAGCCAGGGCTACCTGAAATATTACAAGCAGCGGGACAAGCGCCAGAAACCGGCGGATTTCCTGCGGTTCACTTCCAGTGACGGCTTTGAGATCCTGGTGGGGCGGAACAACGCCCAGAACGACCGGCTCACCCTTCACACCGCCCGCGGCAAAGACCTGTGGTTCCATGTGCAGAAGGCCCCCGGCAGCCACGTGGTGGTCATGAGCCGGGGAGAGGACATCCCTGACACCACCCGGCAGGAAGCCGCTGAGCTGGCCGTGCTGTATTCCAGCACCTTCAAGGCGGGCACCGGTGCCAAGGTCGCGGTGGACACCACCGAGGTGAAGAACATCTGGAAAGCCAGCGGTGCCAAGCCCGGCATGGTGCTGTACGAGGTGTACACGACCGTCTACATCACACCGAGGGAGGATCTGGCGGAGCGGCTGAAAATGAAGAAGTAA